The Microbacterium paraoxydans genome includes a window with the following:
- the ribH gene encoding 6,7-dimethyl-8-ribityllumazine synthase: protein MSGAGAPKTGNIDGRGLEVVVIAGTWHEVISNGLIAGAQRVLDEAGATHRLVRVPGSFELAVAAQAAFAGGADAVVALGVIIRGGTPHFEYVSAAATDGLTRVSLDAGKPVGFGLLTLDDEKQGLDRAGLEGSKEDKGAEAADAALRTALVIRELRG, encoded by the coding sequence ATGAGCGGCGCCGGAGCACCGAAGACGGGGAACATCGACGGGCGGGGGCTGGAGGTCGTCGTGATCGCCGGCACCTGGCACGAGGTGATCTCGAACGGCCTGATCGCCGGCGCCCAGCGGGTGCTCGACGAGGCGGGGGCGACGCATCGGCTCGTGCGAGTGCCCGGTTCGTTCGAGCTCGCCGTGGCCGCACAGGCCGCCTTCGCCGGCGGTGCGGACGCGGTGGTCGCCCTCGGGGTCATCATCCGTGGCGGCACGCCGCACTTCGAGTACGTCTCGGCGGCGGCGACCGACGGCCTCACCCGCGTCTCCCTCGATGCCGGCAAGCCCGTCGGGTTCGGGCTCCTCACGCTCGACGACGAGAAGCAGGGGCTGGACCGCGCGGGCCTGGAGGGCTCGAAGGAGGACAAGGGCGCGGAGGCCGCGGATGCCGCGCTGCGCACCGCCCTCGTGATCCGCGAGCTGCGCGGCTGA
- a CDS encoding MFS transporter produces MSTATTPANPRSRVITASLVGTTIEFYDFYVYATAAVLVFPTLFFPSTNDTASLLSSFAVFGAAMVARPIGAVVFGHFGDKFGRKATLVASLLTMGIATFVIGLLPTFQQIGWVAPLLLLILRLAQGFALGGEWSGAALVATENAPKGKRAWYGSFPQLGAPLGFIIANGIFLAINFALPHPEDPALKSEAFLSWGWRVPFLFSAVMVIIGLWVRLRLVESDTFKKAEKTGAIRKLPLATVFRHHWKQLILGTFIMLATYVLFYLMTNFTLTYGTKAADLETASAAARAAAEATGKDFDPSAFAAQFYPGLGFGYTDFVLMQIIGVVFFGIFTLLSGPIADAVGRRKLLLWVTGLIVVFGLSFNIFLLPQADPKFTGALTQAFLVFGFMLMGTTFGPMGALLPELFPTNVRYSGSAIAYNVSSILGAAVAPFIAVALWAAVGGEPWLVGLYLSSMAVLTFIALIFTPETKDHDYEDDLGLASAVEL; encoded by the coding sequence TTGAGCACCGCCACCACCCCCGCGAACCCCCGCTCGCGCGTCATCACCGCGAGCCTCGTCGGCACCACCATCGAGTTCTACGACTTCTACGTCTATGCGACGGCAGCCGTGCTCGTCTTCCCCACGCTCTTCTTCCCGAGCACGAACGACACCGCGTCGCTGCTGTCGTCGTTCGCCGTCTTCGGCGCGGCGATGGTCGCCCGCCCGATCGGCGCCGTCGTCTTCGGGCACTTCGGCGACAAGTTCGGACGCAAGGCGACCCTCGTCGCATCGCTCCTCACCATGGGTATCGCGACGTTCGTGATCGGTCTCCTGCCCACCTTCCAGCAGATCGGCTGGGTCGCCCCGCTGCTCCTGCTGATCCTCCGTCTCGCCCAGGGCTTCGCGCTGGGCGGCGAGTGGTCGGGCGCGGCGCTGGTGGCCACCGAGAACGCCCCGAAGGGCAAGCGCGCCTGGTACGGCTCGTTCCCGCAGCTCGGCGCACCGCTCGGCTTCATCATCGCGAACGGCATCTTCCTCGCCATCAACTTCGCGCTCCCCCACCCGGAGGACCCGGCGCTGAAGTCGGAGGCCTTCCTCTCCTGGGGCTGGCGTGTGCCGTTCCTGTTCTCCGCCGTCATGGTCATCATCGGCCTGTGGGTGCGGCTCCGGCTCGTCGAGTCGGACACGTTCAAGAAGGCGGAGAAGACCGGGGCCATCCGCAAGCTCCCGCTCGCGACCGTGTTCCGGCACCACTGGAAGCAGCTCATCCTCGGCACGTTCATCATGCTGGCGACGTACGTGCTGTTCTACCTGATGACGAACTTCACGCTCACCTACGGCACGAAGGCCGCCGACCTGGAGACCGCCTCGGCCGCCGCCCGTGCTGCCGCGGAAGCCACCGGAAAGGACTTCGACCCGAGCGCGTTCGCGGCGCAGTTCTACCCGGGCCTCGGCTTCGGCTACACGGACTTCGTGCTCATGCAGATCATCGGCGTCGTGTTCTTCGGCATCTTCACGCTGCTGTCCGGGCCGATCGCCGACGCCGTCGGGCGCCGCAAGCTGCTGCTGTGGGTCACCGGACTCATCGTCGTCTTCGGCCTGTCGTTCAACATCTTCCTGCTCCCGCAGGCGGACCCGAAGTTCACCGGCGCTCTCACCCAGGCCTTCCTCGTGTTCGGCTTCATGCTCATGGGCACGACGTTCGGCCCGATGGGCGCCCTCCTGCCGGAGCTCTTCCCGACGAACGTTCGCTACTCCGGCTCGGCGATCGCGTACAACGTGTCGTCGATCCTCGGTGCGGCCGTGGCGCCGTTCATCGCGGTGGCCCTGTGGGCGGCCGTCGGCGGCGAGCCCTGGCTCGTGGGACTGTACCTCTCGTCGATGGCGGTGCTGACCTTCATCGCGCTCATCTTCACCCCGGAGACGAAGGACCACGACTACGAGGACGATCTCGGTCTCGCCTCCGCCGTCGAGCTCTAG
- a CDS encoding ABC transporter ATP-binding protein, protein MSRTATARRRGRGAPADGPRATFRQLLPFLFEHKRTLVVVAVLSVFGAATSLVQPLLVGQVIEAVQSDGTIGVLVWLLVGFVIVSSIISGFQHYLLQRTGTAVVYSSRRKLIARILHLPTSEFDARRTGDLVSRVGTDTTLLYAVLTQGLADAVGNVVLFAGALIAMLLIDPVLLLLIVVVIGVSVVVVVALSGRIRAASTAQQEKVGELASGVERAVGSIRTIRASGATERETAAVTERASEAYGIGVRIAKISSLVVPVAGIALQLSLLVVLGVGGFRVAAGAISIAALISFVMFLFLLVMPLASTFGAITSVNQALGALGRIQEVLDLPTETQDDAATAAALPRDEEPGADAPVLEFRDVRFRYPENVVAARRAAAREAQTLLADAHLEQADAAPDPQDHEVLRGVSFAVPRGARVALVGPSGAGKSTILSLIERFYDPTGGSIRLKGHDTRTYARDELRAHFGYVEQDAPTLAGTLAENLRLASPDATDADCERVLRAVNLGDVLERNPLGVDAPVGEDGVMLSGGERQRLAIARALLTDAPILLLDESTSSLDGVNEQRMREAIDAVATDRTLVVIAHRLSTVVDSDLIVVLQDGVVVGQGTHAELVESTPLYRDLARHQLLA, encoded by the coding sequence ATGTCCCGCACGGCGACAGCACGCCGACGCGGACGGGGCGCACCGGCCGACGGGCCCCGCGCCACCTTCCGCCAGCTCCTCCCCTTCCTCTTCGAGCACAAGCGCACCCTCGTCGTCGTCGCCGTCCTCAGCGTGTTCGGCGCCGCGACCTCGCTCGTGCAGCCCCTCCTCGTCGGCCAGGTCATCGAGGCCGTGCAATCCGACGGCACGATCGGCGTGCTCGTGTGGCTGCTCGTCGGCTTCGTGATCGTGTCGTCGATCATCTCGGGGTTCCAGCACTACCTGCTGCAGCGCACCGGCACCGCGGTCGTGTACTCCAGCCGCCGCAAGCTCATCGCCCGCATCCTGCACCTGCCGACATCCGAGTTCGACGCACGGCGCACCGGCGACCTCGTCTCTCGCGTCGGCACCGACACGACGCTCCTCTATGCCGTCCTCACGCAGGGGCTCGCCGACGCGGTCGGCAACGTCGTGCTCTTCGCGGGGGCGCTCATCGCGATGCTGCTCATCGACCCCGTGCTGCTGCTGCTCATCGTCGTGGTGATCGGCGTCTCCGTCGTGGTCGTCGTCGCCCTCAGCGGCCGGATCCGCGCGGCGTCCACCGCTCAGCAGGAGAAGGTCGGCGAGCTGGCCTCGGGCGTCGAGCGGGCCGTCGGCTCCATCCGCACCATCCGAGCCTCCGGCGCGACCGAGCGGGAGACCGCGGCGGTGACGGAGCGGGCCTCCGAGGCGTACGGCATCGGCGTGCGGATCGCGAAGATCTCCTCGCTCGTGGTGCCGGTCGCCGGCATCGCCCTCCAGCTCTCCCTGCTCGTCGTGCTCGGCGTGGGCGGCTTCCGCGTCGCCGCCGGAGCCATCTCGATCGCGGCCCTCATCTCGTTCGTGATGTTCCTCTTCCTGCTGGTGATGCCCCTCGCCTCGACGTTCGGCGCGATCACCTCCGTCAACCAGGCCCTCGGCGCGCTCGGCCGCATCCAGGAGGTGCTCGACCTGCCCACCGAGACCCAGGACGACGCGGCCACCGCCGCCGCCCTCCCCCGCGACGAGGAGCCCGGTGCGGACGCCCCGGTCCTGGAGTTCCGCGACGTGCGCTTCCGCTACCCGGAGAACGTCGTCGCGGCCCGCCGCGCCGCCGCGCGAGAGGCGCAGACCCTGCTCGCCGACGCGCACCTGGAGCAGGCCGATGCCGCCCCCGACCCCCAGGACCACGAGGTGCTCCGCGGGGTGTCCTTCGCGGTCCCCCGGGGGGCACGGGTGGCATTGGTCGGCCCCAGCGGGGCGGGGAAGAGCACCATCCTCTCCCTCATCGAGCGCTTCTACGACCCCACGGGCGGCTCCATCCGTCTGAAGGGACACGACACCCGCACCTACGCGCGCGACGAGCTCCGCGCCCACTTCGGCTACGTCGAGCAGGACGCCCCGACCCTCGCCGGCACCCTCGCCGAGAACCTGCGGCTCGCCTCCCCCGACGCCACCGATGCGGACTGCGAGCGCGTGCTCCGCGCCGTGAACCTCGGCGACGTGCTGGAGCGGAACCCCCTCGGGGTCGATGCTCCGGTCGGCGAGGACGGCGTGATGCTCTCCGGCGGCGAACGGCAGCGGCTCGCGATCGCCCGGGCGCTCCTCACGGACGCCCCGATCCTCCTGCTGGACGAGTCGACCTCGTCGCTCGACGGCGTGAACGAGCAGCGCATGCGCGAGGCCATCGACGCGGTCGCCACCGACCGCACGCTCGTCGTGATCGCGCACCGTCTGTCCACCGTCGTCGACAGCGACCTCATCGTGGTGCTGCAGGACGGCGTGGTCGTCGGACAGGGCACGCACGCCGAGCTCGTGGAGTCGACCCCGCTCTACCGCGACCTCGCCCGCCACCAGCTCCTCGCCTGA
- a CDS encoding winged helix DNA-binding domain-containing protein, translating into MKTSRWREERLRWQGLTAPGRDVVGAAARLLAVQSQDFTAGRWALAVRTKGDVRLRDVDAAFDRGDLVRAWTMRGTLHTIPARDLGWVLEVTAARQQQQAASRQRQLGIDDAMIDAVVRELKPRLRDGGLTRSEIFPVLEGIGIDPSGQRGIHLLFALTVSGVLVQGPVVPREGITREQRFVLAADHIRDHAHPEHPLAELFVRYVEGHGPAGVADFAWWSGLTLGRSREAAERAATRVSEVEDGVFVGRTPPRRAAGRPSVFALGAFDEYYISYADRTVVCAPEHLAAVGPGKNGMVRATVVEHGRVIGCWTHAAAAHTTPPALFEPPEDPAAVTAALARFAAFLA; encoded by the coding sequence ATGAAGACCTCACGATGGCGGGAGGAGCGGCTGCGGTGGCAGGGGCTGACCGCGCCGGGGCGGGACGTGGTGGGGGCGGCGGCGCGGCTGCTCGCGGTGCAGAGCCAGGACTTCACGGCCGGACGGTGGGCGCTGGCCGTGCGGACGAAGGGCGATGTACGGCTTCGTGACGTCGACGCCGCGTTCGACCGTGGGGACCTCGTCCGGGCCTGGACCATGCGGGGGACGCTGCACACGATCCCCGCACGCGACCTCGGCTGGGTGCTGGAGGTCACGGCCGCACGACAGCAGCAGCAGGCGGCCTCCCGACAGCGGCAGCTCGGCATCGACGACGCCATGATCGACGCGGTCGTCCGGGAGCTCAAGCCGCGGCTCCGTGACGGCGGCCTCACCCGGAGCGAGATCTTCCCGGTGCTCGAGGGCATCGGCATCGACCCCTCGGGCCAGCGCGGCATCCATCTGCTGTTCGCGCTGACGGTCTCCGGCGTGCTCGTGCAGGGGCCGGTCGTGCCGCGGGAGGGCATCACGCGGGAGCAGCGGTTCGTGCTCGCGGCGGACCACATCCGCGACCACGCCCACCCGGAGCACCCGCTGGCCGAGCTGTTCGTCCGCTACGTCGAGGGACACGGGCCCGCCGGGGTCGCGGACTTCGCGTGGTGGTCGGGGCTGACGCTCGGGCGGTCCCGGGAGGCGGCGGAGCGGGCGGCGACCAGGGTGAGCGAGGTCGAGGACGGGGTCTTCGTCGGACGCACCCCGCCCCGGCGCGCGGCGGGCCGTCCGTCCGTGTTCGCCCTCGGAGCCTTCGACGAGTACTACATCTCCTACGCCGACCGCACCGTCGTCTGCGCTCCGGAACACCTCGCCGCCGTCGGCCCGGGGAAGAACGGGATGGTCCGGGCGACCGTGGTGGAGCACGGCCGCGTGATCGGCTGCTGGACCCACGCCGCCGCCGCCCACACCACCCCTCCGGCTCTCTTCGAGCCACCCGAGGACCCCGCCGCCGTCACCGCCGCCCTCGCCCGCTTCGCCGCGTTCCTCGCCTGA
- a CDS encoding GAF domain-containing protein, producing MTDDGADVPIAYRAPMRSRDDTVAPGVAVERALAGGVCGMGGRLDSPPRSLTAALAAVDARHGERAARRLKRFAALPTGTLVWTRDVDGYFWLGTLTGPWRYDDDPAAVAADLVHVRDCTWSSRPVAPSDVPPGVTATFARGGRNGQRIRTAEVGEQSAALWERGLR from the coding sequence ATGACCGACGACGGAGCCGATGTCCCGATCGCCTACCGGGCGCCGATGCGCTCCCGCGACGACACCGTCGCCCCGGGGGTCGCGGTCGAGCGGGCGCTCGCCGGAGGGGTGTGCGGCATGGGTGGGCGGCTCGACAGCCCGCCCCGCTCCCTGACCGCGGCGCTCGCGGCCGTCGACGCCCGTCATGGCGAGCGAGCGGCGCGGCGGCTGAAGCGCTTCGCGGCGCTTCCGACGGGAACCCTCGTCTGGACGCGGGACGTCGACGGGTACTTCTGGCTCGGGACGCTGACGGGGCCGTGGCGCTACGACGACGATCCGGCGGCGGTGGCGGCAGACCTCGTGCATGTGCGCGACTGCACCTGGTCGTCGCGCCCGGTGGCGCCTTCCGATGTCCCGCCGGGCGTCACGGCCACGTTCGCCCGCGGGGGACGCAACGGCCAGCGCATCCGCACGGCCGAGGTCGGGGAGCAGTCAGCCGCACTCTGGGAGCGCGGCCTCCGCTGA
- a CDS encoding type II toxin-antitoxin system VapC family toxin: protein MSGTSEAVVLDASAAIEALLGEEVWTHGEEFHAHAGLDIEVLSALRRLTMRSSMPAHAAREALDAFGALEITRHPLRRLIPRIWSLRGDVSAYDAGYVALAEALDVPLLTADRRLAKTAGRYCHVVVL from the coding sequence GTGAGCGGGACGTCCGAGGCGGTCGTGCTCGATGCCTCGGCGGCGATCGAAGCACTGCTCGGCGAGGAGGTCTGGACGCACGGCGAGGAGTTCCACGCACACGCGGGTCTCGATATCGAGGTCCTCTCCGCGCTCCGACGCCTCACGATGCGGTCCTCGATGCCGGCGCATGCCGCTCGTGAGGCTCTCGACGCGTTCGGAGCGCTGGAGATCACCCGCCATCCGCTGCGTCGGCTCATCCCGCGGATCTGGTCGCTGCGCGGTGACGTCTCCGCGTACGACGCCGGTTATGTCGCGCTCGCGGAGGCCCTCGACGTCCCTCTGCTCACGGCCGATCGCCGGCTGGCGAAGACGGCGGGCCGGTACTGCCACGTCGTGGTGCTGTGA
- a CDS encoding FitA-like ribbon-helix-helix domain-containing protein: MARMLQVRNLPDEVHARLKERAAAERMSLSDYVARELEDLVRYRSNAEVLEASRARARAARVSLTREGILAARDRERDERE; this comes from the coding sequence ATGGCTCGCATGCTGCAAGTGAGGAACCTGCCCGATGAGGTTCACGCCCGGCTCAAAGAGCGTGCCGCGGCGGAACGCATGAGCCTGTCGGACTACGTCGCGCGCGAGCTGGAGGACCTCGTCCGGTACCGCAGCAATGCCGAGGTCCTCGAGGCGTCGCGGGCACGGGCGCGCGCGGCCCGCGTCTCCCTGACGCGCGAGGGCATCCTCGCCGCCCGTGATCGCGAACGGGACGAGCGCGAGTGA
- a CDS encoding XRE family transcriptional regulator: protein MASSGIHLTTLGHRIRHRRLEKGYTLDELGALVGVAGSQLSLIENGKREPKLSLLQAIAQATGTEVTDLISGEPPNRRAALEIELERAQESPVFRQLGVSPVRVTKGMSDETIESILGLHRELQRREREAIATPEEARRANTELRLRMRAQNNYLPDIEKLAEKQLKAAGHSQGALTHRTVSIMAEKLGFELIYVNDLPHSTRSVTDLENGRIYLPPASIPGGHGLRSMALQAMAHRLLGHTPPTDYADFLQQRLEINYFAACCLMPETAAVAFLQQAKKDRNLAVEDFRDGFGVTHEAAGMRMTNLLTQHLGMSLHFLRVDSTGAITRVYENDDLPLPMDVTGAVEGQRVCRKFQARSAFTEQNRTVEHHQYTDTPSGTFWCSTQTGSSSEGEFSVTVGVPFDDARWWRGRETNDRAVSTCPDEACCRRPSPELTERWKGRAWPSARVHTHMFSPLPRGMFPGVDDNEVYNFLGRHASE from the coding sequence ATGGCGTCCTCCGGCATCCACCTCACGACCCTCGGCCACCGCATCCGGCACCGCCGCCTGGAGAAGGGCTACACGCTCGACGAGCTGGGAGCCCTCGTCGGGGTCGCCGGCTCCCAGCTCAGCCTCATCGAGAACGGCAAGCGCGAGCCCAAGCTGTCACTCCTCCAGGCGATCGCGCAGGCCACCGGCACGGAGGTGACCGATCTCATCTCCGGCGAGCCGCCGAACCGCCGCGCGGCCCTGGAGATCGAGCTGGAGCGGGCGCAGGAGAGTCCGGTGTTCCGTCAGCTCGGGGTCTCGCCCGTCCGCGTCACGAAGGGCATGAGCGATGAGACCATCGAGTCCATCCTCGGGCTGCACCGCGAGCTGCAGCGCCGCGAGCGCGAGGCCATCGCGACCCCGGAGGAGGCCCGTCGCGCCAACACGGAGCTGCGCCTGCGGATGCGCGCGCAGAACAACTACCTGCCGGACATCGAGAAGCTCGCGGAGAAGCAGCTCAAGGCGGCCGGCCATTCGCAGGGCGCCCTGACCCACCGCACCGTGAGCATCATGGCTGAGAAGCTCGGCTTCGAGCTCATCTACGTCAACGATCTGCCGCACTCGACGCGCTCGGTCACCGACCTCGAGAACGGCCGCATCTACCTGCCCCCGGCGTCCATCCCCGGCGGACACGGCCTGCGGTCCATGGCGCTGCAGGCCATGGCGCACCGCCTGCTCGGGCACACGCCGCCGACCGACTACGCCGACTTCCTGCAGCAGCGCCTGGAGATCAACTACTTCGCCGCGTGCTGCCTGATGCCGGAGACCGCCGCGGTGGCCTTCCTGCAGCAGGCGAAGAAGGACCGCAACCTCGCGGTGGAGGACTTCCGCGACGGTTTCGGCGTGACGCACGAGGCCGCCGGCATGCGCATGACGAACCTGCTCACGCAGCACCTCGGCATGTCGCTGCACTTCCTGCGCGTCGACTCGACCGGGGCCATCACGCGCGTCTACGAGAACGACGACCTGCCGCTGCCGATGGACGTGACGGGAGCAGTGGAGGGGCAGCGGGTGTGCCGGAAGTTCCAGGCCCGTTCCGCCTTCACGGAGCAGAACCGCACCGTCGAGCACCACCAGTACACGGACACCCCGTCCGGCACGTTCTGGTGCTCCACGCAGACCGGCTCGTCGAGCGAGGGCGAGTTCTCCGTCACGGTCGGCGTGCCGTTCGACGACGCCCGCTGGTGGCGGGGACGCGAGACGAACGACAGGGCCGTGTCGACCTGCCCCGACGAGGCGTGCTGCCGTCGCCCGTCGCCCGAGCTCACGGAGCGCTGGAAGGGCCGGGCGTGGCCGAGCGCCCGCGTGCACACCCACATGTTCTCGCCGCTCCCCCGCGGCATGTTCCCCGGCGTGGACGACAACGAGGTCTACAACTTCCTCGGTCGCCATGCGAGTGAGTGA
- a CDS encoding metallophosphoesterase family protein — protein MTTRMLLLADTHVPKRAKRLPDAVLQAIDEADVVVHAGDWIDLATVELLQSRARVLHGVHGNNDGPEIRRVLPEIARFTVEDTAVAVIHETGAATGREKRMDLAFPDSDLLVFGHSHIPWDTVTPNGLRLLNPGSPTDRRRQPVHTMMHVVVDGRDVEATLVSLR, from the coding sequence ATGACCACGCGGATGCTGCTCCTCGCCGACACGCACGTTCCGAAGCGGGCGAAGCGGCTGCCGGACGCGGTGCTCCAGGCGATCGACGAGGCCGATGTCGTCGTGCACGCGGGGGACTGGATCGATCTCGCCACCGTCGAGCTGCTCCAGTCCCGCGCGCGCGTGCTCCACGGCGTGCACGGCAACAACGACGGCCCTGAGATCCGTCGGGTGCTGCCCGAGATCGCGCGGTTCACCGTGGAGGACACCGCCGTCGCCGTCATCCACGAGACGGGCGCCGCGACGGGGCGGGAGAAGCGGATGGATCTCGCCTTCCCGGACTCCGACCTGCTGGTCTTCGGGCACTCGCACATCCCGTGGGACACCGTGACGCCGAACGGACTGCGGCTGCTCAACCCGGGCTCTCCCACCGACCGGCGCCGGCAGCCGGTGCACACGATGATGCACGTCGTGGTCGACGGACGCGATGTCGAGGCGACCCTGGTGTCGCTCCGATGA
- a CDS encoding phosphoenolpyruvate carboxykinase (GTP): protein MAMAEVLTPRTSPVAPTRTFGTAPSYDTPAMAELAAWVEEIRALTQPDAVHWVDGSRAENDWLLRGLVDEGKLIKLNPEWRPGSYLARSHPSDVARTEARTFIASEREEDAGPTNNWADPAEMHAKMDEIFEGSMRGRTMYVVPFSMGRVGGPLSHIGVQITDSAYAVASIGIMTRVGDEVTRQIAEGAPWVKTVHSVGAPLEAGEPDVEWPCNDDKYIVHFPETLEVYSYGSGYGGNAILAKKCFALRIASVIARDEGWLAEHMLLIRVIDPQGKAYHVAAAFPSACGKTNLAMLRPTIPGWKVETLGDDIAWIRPGEDGRLWAINPEAGFFGVAPGTGESTNVTAVETLWGNTIFTNVALRPDGDVWWEGLTDEAPANLIDWEGNDWTPDSGRPAAHPNSRFTVSAAQCPQISEDWEEAVPLDVILFGGRRASNVPLVVEATDWTHGVFLGSNISSERTAAAEGTVGELRRDPFAMLPFCGYNMADYFGHWLKVGRGLRFDRAPRIFQVNWFRRGADGRFLWPGFGDNSRVVDWIIRRVAGDVPAVDSPIGRLPRVEDLNLDGLDIPAEDLDELFSVDPEAWKAEADLTEEFYDTFGDRVPAALRTELASLRYRLAKA from the coding sequence ATGGCCATGGCCGAAGTTCTCACCCCTCGCACGTCCCCTGTCGCCCCGACGCGCACGTTCGGCACCGCCCCCTCCTACGACACCCCTGCGATGGCGGAGCTCGCCGCCTGGGTCGAGGAGATCCGCGCGCTCACGCAGCCGGACGCCGTGCACTGGGTGGACGGCTCGCGTGCCGAGAACGACTGGCTGCTGCGCGGACTCGTCGACGAGGGCAAGCTCATCAAGCTGAACCCCGAGTGGCGTCCCGGCTCGTACCTGGCGCGCTCGCACCCCAGCGACGTCGCCCGCACCGAGGCGCGCACCTTCATCGCCTCGGAGCGCGAGGAGGACGCCGGCCCCACCAACAACTGGGCCGACCCCGCCGAGATGCACGCGAAGATGGACGAGATCTTCGAGGGCTCGATGCGCGGCCGCACGATGTACGTCGTGCCGTTCTCGATGGGTCGCGTCGGCGGCCCCCTGTCGCACATCGGCGTGCAGATCACCGACAGCGCCTACGCCGTCGCGTCGATCGGCATCATGACCCGCGTGGGCGACGAGGTCACCCGCCAGATCGCCGAGGGCGCGCCCTGGGTCAAGACCGTGCACTCCGTCGGCGCTCCGCTGGAGGCGGGCGAGCCGGACGTCGAGTGGCCCTGCAATGACGACAAGTACATCGTGCACTTCCCGGAGACGCTCGAGGTCTACTCGTACGGCTCGGGCTACGGCGGCAATGCGATCCTCGCGAAGAAGTGCTTCGCGCTGCGCATCGCGTCGGTGATCGCCCGTGACGAGGGCTGGCTCGCCGAGCACATGCTCCTCATCCGCGTGATCGACCCGCAGGGCAAGGCGTACCACGTCGCCGCCGCGTTCCCGTCGGCCTGCGGCAAGACGAACCTCGCGATGCTGCGACCGACGATCCCAGGCTGGAAGGTCGAGACCCTCGGCGACGACATCGCCTGGATCCGCCCGGGCGAGGACGGACGACTCTGGGCGATCAACCCGGAGGCCGGCTTCTTCGGCGTCGCGCCCGGCACCGGTGAGTCGACCAACGTCACCGCGGTCGAGACGCTGTGGGGCAACACGATCTTCACCAACGTCGCGCTCCGCCCCGACGGCGACGTGTGGTGGGAGGGCCTGACCGACGAGGCGCCCGCGAACCTCATCGACTGGGAGGGCAACGACTGGACGCCCGACTCCGGCCGTCCTGCGGCGCATCCCAACTCGCGTTTCACGGTGTCGGCGGCCCAGTGCCCGCAGATCTCCGAGGACTGGGAGGAGGCCGTGCCACTCGACGTCATCCTGTTCGGCGGACGCCGCGCGAGCAACGTACCGCTCGTGGTCGAGGCCACCGACTGGACCCACGGCGTGTTCCTCGGCTCGAACATCTCGTCCGAGCGCACGGCGGCCGCCGAGGGCACGGTCGGCGAGCTGCGCCGCGACCCCTTCGCCATGCTGCCGTTCTGCGGCTACAACATGGCCGACTACTTCGGTCACTGGCTGAAGGTCGGCCGCGGCCTGCGCTTCGACCGTGCACCGCGCATCTTCCAGGTGAACTGGTTCCGTCGCGGAGCTGACGGCCGGTTCCTCTGGCCCGGCTTCGGCGACAACTCCCGCGTCGTCGACTGGATCATCCGCCGCGTGGCCGGTGACGTGCCGGCGGTGGACAGCCCCATCGGACGCCTGCCGCGCGTGGAGGACCTCAACCTCGACGGCCTCGACATCCCCGCGGAAGACCTCGACGAGCTCTTCTCGGTCGACCCCGAGGCGTGGAAGGCCGAGGCCGACCTCACGGAGGAGTTCTACGACACCTTCGGCGACCGCGTCCCGGCGGCGCTGCGCACCGAGCTCGCTTCGCTGCGCTACCGCCTCGCGAAGGCGTAG